One genomic region from Actinocatenispora thailandica encodes:
- a CDS encoding TetR/AcrR family transcriptional regulator — translation MSTAEPGRPRARIAEARRNRQKLIEVATQAFATETKPVALETIARRAGVGIGTLYRHFPNREALVEAIYADQIGQLSASAERLLASHPPAAALRRWTGTFLEWSAAKHGMAEALSRVVASGRITPSEMRGELVAALALFLDAGAAAGDLRADARAADVAALFAGVLVVAGAPDQRDQAQRMLYLIVDGLRPAVPGS, via the coding sequence ATGTCCACCGCCGAGCCCGGCCGGCCCCGCGCCCGCATCGCCGAGGCGCGGCGCAACCGGCAGAAGCTGATCGAGGTCGCGACACAGGCGTTCGCCACCGAGACGAAGCCGGTCGCGCTGGAGACGATCGCCCGGCGCGCCGGCGTCGGGATCGGCACGCTGTACCGCCACTTCCCGAACCGGGAGGCGCTGGTCGAGGCGATCTACGCCGACCAGATCGGGCAGCTGTCGGCCAGCGCCGAGCGACTGCTCGCGAGCCATCCACCGGCGGCGGCGCTGCGCCGGTGGACCGGCACGTTCCTCGAATGGTCGGCCGCCAAGCACGGCATGGCCGAGGCGCTGAGCCGGGTCGTCGCCAGCGGGCGGATCACCCCGAGCGAGATGCGCGGCGAGCTGGTCGCGGCGCTCGCGCTGTTCCTCGACGCCGGCGCTGCCGCCGGCGACCTGCGTGCCGACGCCCGGGCGGCCGACGTGGCGGCGCTGTTCGCCGGCGTCCTGGTCGTCGCCGGCGCTCCGGACCAGCGCGACCAGGCACAGCGGATGCTGTACCTGATCGTCGACGGCCTTCGTCCGGCGGTGCCGGGCAGCTGA
- a CDS encoding SDR family oxidoreductase: protein MPAPTALITGGTSGIGRATAELLHERGHRVIVTGRSPESVATARRELPDEIVTLRADSRSLADTDRLVEEVETRFGALSALFLNAGISRSAPIDAVEEATFDEVFDVNTKGQFFTLQRLSPLLADGASVVFTVGTGVTRGIAGGSVAAGSRGALLAMVPSLAIELAPRRIRVNAVSPGAIDTPIWSKIGLPAGEVARVTDAMAAQIPFGRFGTAREVAEVVGFLCSAGAGYVTGQHIAVGGGL from the coding sequence ATGCCCGCACCAACAGCCCTGATCACCGGCGGTACCAGCGGGATCGGCCGAGCCACCGCCGAACTGCTGCACGAGCGCGGCCACCGGGTGATCGTCACCGGTCGCTCGCCGGAGTCGGTCGCCACCGCGCGCCGCGAACTGCCCGACGAGATCGTGACGCTCCGCGCCGACTCGCGCTCGCTGGCCGACACCGACCGGCTCGTCGAGGAGGTAGAGACCCGGTTCGGCGCGCTGTCGGCACTGTTCCTCAACGCCGGCATCTCCCGCAGCGCCCCGATCGACGCGGTCGAGGAGGCCACCTTCGACGAGGTGTTCGACGTCAACACGAAGGGCCAGTTCTTCACCCTGCAACGGCTTTCCCCGCTGCTCGCCGACGGTGCGTCGGTGGTCTTCACGGTCGGTACCGGGGTGACCCGTGGCATCGCGGGCGGCAGCGTCGCGGCGGGGAGTCGCGGCGCGCTGCTGGCGATGGTGCCCAGCCTGGCCATCGAACTGGCTCCCCGCCGCATCCGGGTCAACGCGGTCAGTCCGGGGGCGATCGACACGCCGATCTGGTCCAAGATCGGGCTGCCGGCCGGGGAGGTCGCTCGGGTGACCGACGCCATGGCGGCGCAGATCCCGTTCGGCCGTTTCGGCACCGCCCGCGAGGTTGCCGAGGTGGTCGGCTTCCTCTGCTCGGCCGGTGCCGGGTACGTCACCGGCCAGCACATCGCCGTCGGAGGAGGACTGTGA
- a CDS encoding helix-turn-helix domain-containing protein, whose product MAEDDGRMVRRRRVGMLLRQYRNAAGLTAQQVADELDCSVSKVTRIELARVPAQRRDVRDMLNMFGVTGEERQEIVDLLGDSKNPDWWHAYHEYLSRKYRDFIALEADAACLRTYEPQVVPGLLQTADYARAAIHKTLPEATPKDIDARVEVRLARQDLLTRPDPVRLVAVLDEGALRRQVGSTHIMQQQYKRLLDASAMPNVRLQVLDFSRPSACTTGPFILIEFPRRSDPWTVYLENAAGDQTLEKPARVDRYKLTFEELAADALGPADSTAFLERLIRDQR is encoded by the coding sequence ATGGCTGAGGACGACGGACGCATGGTTCGACGGCGACGGGTCGGGATGCTGCTCCGGCAATACCGGAACGCGGCGGGGCTGACGGCACAACAGGTCGCCGACGAACTGGACTGCTCGGTGTCGAAGGTGACGCGGATCGAGCTGGCCCGGGTGCCAGCGCAACGCCGGGATGTCCGCGACATGCTCAACATGTTCGGCGTCACCGGCGAGGAGCGTCAGGAGATCGTCGATCTGCTGGGTGACTCCAAGAACCCCGATTGGTGGCACGCCTACCACGAATACCTGTCTCGCAAGTACCGGGACTTCATCGCGCTGGAAGCCGACGCCGCATGCCTGCGCACCTACGAGCCGCAGGTCGTACCGGGGCTCCTGCAGACAGCCGACTATGCACGAGCGGCGATCCACAAGACGCTGCCCGAGGCCACGCCGAAGGACATCGATGCTCGGGTCGAGGTACGACTTGCCCGCCAGGATCTGCTCACCCGGCCGGATCCGGTCCGACTGGTCGCCGTCCTCGACGAGGGCGCACTGCGACGCCAGGTCGGAAGCACGCACATCATGCAGCAGCAGTACAAGCGCCTGCTCGACGCGAGCGCGATGCCCAACGTGCGGTTACAGGTCCTCGACTTCAGTCGCCCCTCGGCCTGTACGACCGGTCCGTTCATTCTCATCGAGTTTCCACGGCGCTCCGACCCGTGGACCGTCTACCTGGAGAACGCCGCTGGCGACCAGACTCTCGAAAAGCCCGCACGGGTGGATCGCTATAAGCTCACCTTCGAGGAGCTTGCGGCCGATGCGCTGGGCCCAGCAGACAGCACGGCCTTCCTCGAAAGGCTGATCCGCGACCAGCGGTAG
- a CDS encoding polysaccharide lyase family 8 super-sandwich domain-containing protein gives MAVTRRAVLSIIPAASLVAVAGPLRDRAAAAPAGSSAAAAGDQATVLANTVALFAGTTASNARDEVAAKLAAIDSTARSRLAALDSAGSGELFHGVPLGTNDSNLTKSFQYLNQIALATRVPGSTSDLHDDLDVQHTVIDKMGWLYDNYYGDQSKGYYGNWWNWEIGISTQVSNTLALLADTIADYRPDLPATFVAAMDGYLRNGKDGDVDLDSRFHTGANLANITTNRIVQGAVLGDDARISKAVADQLTVYATVDPYQLQHNVTDGYYADGSFIQHASVAYNGSYGKVLLTAALQTITILAGTGYLGGDDLTGVVRGWVQHGFAPVIFEGWMMEAVKGRAISRTTTGYTDAAAVIEGVVNLATNSTGADHTALAGYAKYLHEASKATVNPAKFVSPVTVASYADILSDDSIEPADLNPAAVSVGFNAMDRTVHRRPGFAFTLARSSNRISKYEYMSGENLTPWFEGDGAHYLYLAGQDQSTAFGVDYLTTVSPYRLAGVTAPVEERKTIPQLYGTDWYDNPDAGFTSSSESQNTYVYFPLGTDPHSGGATLDTYGSAALVLSDDAAYAAKQAGKLPGDFVAYRNARAVKSWFLLDDEIVVLAAGVGDPAGRAVSTTVDTRIADPSDTVSLTGRTRDGQDFTGTGTADLSWLRYANASNDTAVGYAFLYRQRPTVSLSTVSRSRRSVRESNPDSTATKQVFGLSVEQPAGARAARMAYAIVPNATERQLAGYRRGPLAVLANSTKLQAIRHGGLDLVCANTFTAGSHHVERFVLDGPACLLARSGRHGALQLAISDPTTERDTVSVIVRGRPLHLTDADEGVTAHRVPGGTRIVATTRHTYGRTRTATLS, from the coding sequence GTGGCTGTCACCCGCCGAGCCGTGTTGTCGATCATCCCCGCCGCGAGCCTGGTCGCGGTGGCCGGTCCGCTCCGGGACCGGGCCGCCGCCGCACCGGCGGGCAGCTCCGCCGCCGCGGCCGGTGACCAGGCCACGGTGCTGGCGAACACCGTGGCGCTGTTCGCCGGTACGACCGCCTCGAACGCGCGTGACGAGGTCGCCGCCAAGCTCGCCGCGATCGACTCGACCGCGCGCAGCCGGCTCGCCGCGCTCGACTCGGCCGGTTCCGGCGAGCTGTTCCACGGGGTGCCGCTCGGCACCAACGACAGCAACCTGACCAAGTCGTTCCAGTACCTCAACCAGATCGCGCTGGCGACCCGGGTGCCGGGCAGTACCTCGGACCTGCACGACGACCTCGACGTGCAGCACACCGTGATCGACAAGATGGGCTGGCTGTACGACAACTACTACGGCGACCAGTCGAAGGGCTACTACGGCAACTGGTGGAACTGGGAGATCGGCATCTCCACCCAGGTGAGCAACACGCTCGCGCTGCTGGCCGACACGATCGCCGACTACCGGCCCGACCTGCCGGCGACCTTCGTCGCGGCGATGGACGGCTACCTGCGCAACGGCAAGGACGGCGACGTCGACCTCGACTCGCGGTTCCACACCGGCGCGAACCTCGCCAACATCACCACCAACCGGATCGTGCAGGGCGCGGTGCTCGGCGACGACGCCCGGATCAGCAAGGCGGTCGCCGACCAGCTCACCGTGTACGCCACGGTCGACCCCTACCAGCTGCAGCACAACGTGACCGACGGGTACTACGCCGACGGGTCGTTCATCCAGCACGCGTCGGTGGCGTACAACGGGTCGTACGGCAAGGTGCTGCTCACCGCGGCGCTGCAGACCATCACGATCCTCGCCGGCACCGGCTACCTCGGCGGCGACGACCTGACCGGGGTGGTGCGCGGCTGGGTGCAGCACGGGTTCGCGCCGGTGATCTTCGAGGGCTGGATGATGGAGGCGGTCAAGGGCCGGGCGATCTCCCGCACGACCACCGGCTACACCGACGCCGCCGCGGTGATCGAGGGCGTGGTCAACCTGGCGACGAACTCCACCGGCGCGGACCACACCGCGCTCGCCGGGTACGCGAAGTACCTGCACGAGGCGTCGAAGGCGACGGTGAACCCGGCGAAGTTCGTGTCCCCGGTGACCGTCGCGAGCTACGCCGACATCCTGTCCGACGACTCGATCGAGCCGGCCGACCTGAACCCGGCGGCGGTCAGCGTCGGCTTCAACGCGATGGACCGCACCGTGCACCGCCGCCCCGGTTTCGCGTTCACCCTGGCGCGCAGCTCGAACCGGATCAGCAAGTACGAGTACATGAGCGGCGAGAACCTGACGCCGTGGTTCGAGGGTGACGGCGCGCACTACCTCTACCTGGCGGGGCAGGACCAGTCGACGGCGTTCGGCGTCGACTACCTGACCACCGTGTCGCCGTACCGGCTGGCCGGGGTCACCGCGCCGGTCGAGGAGCGCAAGACGATCCCGCAGCTGTACGGCACCGACTGGTACGACAACCCGGACGCCGGGTTCACCTCGTCGTCGGAGTCGCAGAACACCTACGTCTACTTCCCGCTCGGCACCGACCCGCACTCCGGCGGCGCCACCCTCGACACGTACGGTTCGGCCGCGCTGGTGCTGTCCGACGACGCCGCGTACGCGGCGAAGCAGGCCGGCAAACTGCCCGGTGACTTCGTCGCCTACCGCAACGCCCGCGCGGTCAAGTCCTGGTTCCTGCTGGACGACGAGATCGTGGTGCTCGCCGCGGGCGTCGGCGACCCGGCCGGCCGGGCCGTGTCGACCACCGTGGACACCCGCATCGCCGACCCGTCCGACACGGTCAGCCTGACCGGACGCACCCGCGACGGACAGGACTTCACCGGCACCGGTACCGCCGACCTGTCCTGGCTGCGCTACGCCAACGCCAGCAACGACACCGCGGTCGGCTACGCCTTCCTGTACCGGCAGCGGCCGACCGTGTCGCTGTCGACGGTGTCGCGCTCGCGCCGGTCGGTCCGCGAATCCAACCCGGACAGCACCGCGACCAAGCAGGTGTTCGGCCTGTCGGTGGAGCAGCCGGCCGGCGCCCGGGCGGCCCGGATGGCGTACGCGATCGTGCCGAACGCCACCGAGCGCCAGCTCGCCGGCTACCGGCGCGGGCCGCTGGCGGTCCTGGCGAACTCCACCAAGCTGCAGGCGATCCGGCACGGCGGGCTGGATCTGGTCTGCGCCAACACCTTCACCGCCGGCTCGCACCACGTCGAACGGTTCGTGCTGGACGGCCCGGCGTGCCTGCTCGCCCGGTCCGGGCGGCACGGCGCGCTGCAGCTCGCGATCAGCGACCCCACCACCGAACGCGACACGGTGTCGGTGATCGTCCGCGGTCGCCCGCTGCACCTCACCGACGCCGACGAGGGCGTCACCGCGCACCGCGTTCCCGGCGGTACCCGGATCGTCGCCACCACCCGCCACACCTACGGCAGGACCCGCACCGCCACCCTGTCCTGA
- a CDS encoding MFS transporter — translation MATTAVPTSAPTRPAAGLGWVSLLVLLAGTFVTTLDFFIVNVAIPSLSEDLAAGPTAIQFTVAGYGLALAAGLITGGRLGDLYGRRRLLMVGLAAFTAASLVCGLAPSVGVLIAARVAQGVAAALLMPQVLAILNAEFTGVRRSRAFGAYGLAIGLGAVFGQLIGGVLIHLDLAGAGWRSIFLINVPVGLAAVLLAPRLLRESRSPVAARPDLVGTALVTVGLVAVVLPLVEGRSLGWPSWLFGCLAAAVPLLVGFVGHQRRRAAGGRAPLVTPSLFAARSYSVGVALAFVFQLTMASFFLVLALYLQEGRGLGALGAGLIFVPLGLGYFVATMLSGRVAARLGRYTITLGASVVAVGYGMLAETATGWSHAGVAALVPALVVAGAGMGFAIPPLPAIALSTVARADVAAGSGVLTAAQQAGGAVGVALVGVVFYRILGAQPTADSFPPAFAIALTLLAVVDVVVALGTLLLPRRS, via the coding sequence ATGGCCACCACCGCGGTACCGACGAGCGCACCGACCCGGCCGGCGGCCGGGCTCGGCTGGGTCAGCCTGCTGGTCCTGCTGGCCGGGACGTTCGTCACCACGCTCGACTTCTTCATCGTCAACGTGGCGATCCCGTCGCTGTCGGAGGACCTGGCGGCGGGGCCGACCGCGATCCAGTTCACCGTCGCCGGGTACGGGCTGGCGCTCGCCGCCGGGCTGATCACCGGCGGCCGGCTCGGCGACCTGTACGGGCGGCGCCGTCTGCTGATGGTGGGCCTGGCCGCGTTCACCGCCGCGTCGCTGGTGTGCGGCCTGGCGCCGTCGGTCGGCGTGCTGATCGCCGCCCGGGTGGCGCAGGGTGTCGCCGCGGCGCTGCTGATGCCGCAGGTACTGGCGATCCTGAACGCCGAGTTCACCGGTGTCCGGCGGTCCCGGGCGTTCGGTGCCTACGGCCTCGCGATCGGTCTCGGCGCGGTGTTCGGCCAGCTCATCGGCGGGGTGCTGATCCACCTGGACCTGGCCGGCGCCGGCTGGCGGTCGATCTTCCTGATCAACGTGCCGGTCGGGTTGGCCGCGGTGCTGCTGGCGCCCCGGCTGCTGCGCGAGTCGCGCTCGCCGGTGGCGGCCCGGCCCGACCTGGTCGGTACCGCGCTGGTCACCGTCGGTCTGGTCGCGGTGGTGTTGCCGCTGGTGGAGGGGCGGAGCCTGGGTTGGCCGAGCTGGCTGTTCGGCTGCCTGGCCGCCGCGGTCCCGCTGCTGGTCGGTTTCGTCGGCCACCAGCGGCGGCGCGCTGCGGGCGGTCGGGCGCCGCTGGTCACTCCGTCGCTGTTCGCCGCCCGCAGCTACTCGGTCGGGGTGGCGCTGGCGTTCGTGTTCCAGCTGACGATGGCGTCGTTCTTCCTGGTACTGGCGCTGTACCTGCAGGAGGGACGCGGGTTGGGCGCGCTCGGCGCCGGCTTGATCTTCGTCCCGCTGGGCTTGGGGTACTTCGTCGCGACGATGCTGTCCGGTCGCGTCGCCGCCCGGCTCGGCCGGTACACGATCACGTTGGGTGCGTCGGTGGTCGCGGTCGGGTACGGGATGCTCGCCGAGACGGCGACCGGCTGGTCGCACGCGGGTGTCGCGGCGCTGGTCCCGGCGTTGGTGGTGGCCGGGGCCGGGATGGGGTTCGCGATCCCGCCGCTGCCGGCGATCGCGCTGTCGACGGTGGCGCGGGCGGACGTGGCGGCCGGCTCCGGCGTGCTGACCGCGGCGCAGCAGGCCGGCGGCGCGGTCGGGGTGGCGCTGGTCGGGGTGGTGTTCTACCGGATTCTCGGCGCGCAGCCGACCGCGGACAGTTTCCCGCCGGCGTTCGCGATCGCCCTGACCCTGCTGGCCGTGGTGGACGTGGTGGTCGCCCTCGGCACCCTCCTGCTGCCCCGCCGCAGCTGA
- a CDS encoding DUF397 domain-containing protein, producing MSTDLCSAVWRKSTRSSGNGACVEVAGNLPGVVAVRDSKDPDGPALVVTPAAWTAFAAHVTTYR from the coding sequence ATGTCGACTGATCTGTGCAGTGCGGTATGGCGCAAGAGCACACGAAGCTCGGGAAACGGCGCCTGCGTCGAGGTGGCGGGGAACCTGCCGGGGGTCGTCGCGGTGCGCGACAGCAAGGACCCGGACGGGCCCGCGCTCGTCGTGACGCCGGCGGCGTGGACCGCGTTCGCCGCGCACGTGACGACGTACCGCTGA